The window GCACCTCCCGCGCATTCATCGACGAGCGGCTGGCCCGGGGCGCCGATGTGCTCCTGGACATCGACGTCCAGGGCGCCATGCAGATCAAGGCCATCAACCCGAAGGCGGTCCTGGTGTTCATCCTGCCTCCGTCGTTTCCGGTGCTGGCGGAACGCCTCCGCCGCCGCGGCCTGGACGACGAGGCGGAGGTTCAGCGCCGGCTGGCCAAGGCGCGCGACGAGATCCGCCGGTACGAAGAATACCACTACGTTGTGGTCAATGAAGATCTGGCGGTATCGGTCGAGACGGTCCGGGCCATCATCCGGGCGGAGCGCCAGCGCACCGCGGTCAACCGGAACCGGATCGGCACCATCATCCAAACGTTTGGAGAAGCGTACCATGTATAAACTGCCCCCCAGCGTACCCAGCAAGTACCAGTTCGTGCTCATCGCCGCCGAGCGGGCGAAGCAGCTCCAGCAGGGTGCGGCCCCGCTGGTCAAAACCAGCCACGTCAAGCCCACCTACCGCGCCATCGACGAGCTGATGCACGAGAAGCTGGAGTTCGAGATCAGGGAAAGTCCCGAGCCGGAATACGCCGAAACCCTGAACCCTGACGACACCAACGGCTGATCGCCGGGGCGCGACCGTGACCGTCGCCCTGGGCATCACCGGCTGCATCGGCGCCTACAAGGCGGTGGACCTGATCCGCCGCCTCCAGAAGGCCGGCCTGGATGTCCAGGTGGTGGCCACGCGGCACGCCCTGGAGTTTGTCACCCCCCTCACCCTCGAAACCGTTTCCCGCCATCCGGTCATCAGCGACATGTTCCAGCGCGCCGGTGACTGGGAGGTGGCGCACATCGCCCTGGCCCGCCGCGCCGATGTCCTGTGCGTGGCGCCGGCCACGGCCAACATCCTGGCCAAGTTCGCCCACGGGATCGCCGACGATTTTCTCTCGACGCTGTACCTGAGCATTCGTCAGCCGGTGCTCGTGGCGCCGGCCATGAACCACGCCATGTGGGACCATCCGGCCACCCGGGCCAACCTGGCCGTCCTGCGCGAGCGCGGGGTGATCGTGGTGGAGCCGGAATCCGGCTATCTCGCCTGCGGCGA of the Acidobacteriota bacterium genome contains:
- the gmk gene encoding guanylate kinase, which codes for MSETGTLFIISAPSGSGKTSIVQHLLGTVEGLEFSVSYTTRAPRAGEVHGRDYFFVDEPTFRRMIAEDEFYEWAVVYNDLKGTSRAFIDERLARGADVLLDIDVQGAMQIKAINPKAVLVFILPPSFPVLAERLRRRGLDDEAEVQRRLAKARDEIRRYEEYHYVVVNEDLAVSVETVRAIIRAERQRTAVNRNRIGTIIQTFGEAYHV
- the rpoZ gene encoding DNA-directed RNA polymerase subunit omega, which translates into the protein MYKLPPSVPSKYQFVLIAAERAKQLQQGAAPLVKTSHVKPTYRAIDELMHEKLEFEIRESPEPEYAETLNPDDTNG